Proteins found in one Sulfurimonas sp. genomic segment:
- a CDS encoding OmpA family protein, protein MKTKASFLIALLLTLPLTAEEITQANEVVSEYQFVKPIAIEEAPVEKIAELESTDKDGDGVLDEVDRCPNTKDGEEVDEFGCLIKPDADKDGVPDADDKCPNTLEGQKVDYRGCELDSDDDGIPDSKDQCPDTSKDFVVDGYGCPQTATINVTFKSGRWDIDQKLIDDLQNFALFLKENKGYDVIIYGYTDSLGKAAANKTLSQNRANSVKEALTRYGISETRLTAIGKGELNPIGDNATKEGRALNRRIEVELLQ, encoded by the coding sequence ATGAAAACTAAAGCAAGCTTTTTAATCGCTTTATTATTAACTCTGCCTTTAACTGCAGAGGAGATAACACAAGCAAATGAAGTCGTAAGTGAATACCAATTTGTTAAACCTATTGCAATTGAAGAAGCACCTGTTGAAAAAATCGCTGAACTTGAATCTACTGATAAAGACGGTGACGGTGTTTTGGATGAAGTTGACAGATGTCCTAATACTAAAGACGGTGAAGAAGTTGATGAATTTGGTTGTCTGATCAAACCTGATGCAGATAAAGACGGTGTACCTGATGCTGATGATAAATGTCCAAATACCCTTGAAGGACAAAAAGTAGACTACAGAGGTTGTGAGTTAGATAGTGATGATGATGGTATACCTGATTCAAAAGATCAGTGTCCTGATACATCTAAAGATTTTGTGGTTGATGGTTACGGATGTCCTCAAACAGCAACTATTAACGTTACTTTTAAATCAGGAAGATGGGATATAGATCAAAAACTGATTGATGATCTTCAAAATTTTGCGTTGTTCCTAAAAGAAAACAAAGGTTACGATGTAATTATATATGGATATACTGACAGTTTAGGAAAAGCAGCAGCAAATAAAACTTTATCTCAAAACAGAGCGAACTCTGTAAAAGAAGCACTAACACGTTATGGCATTAGTGAAACCAGACTTACTGCTATAGGTAAAGGTGAGTTAAATCCAATAGGTGACAATGCAACTAAAGAAGGCCGTGCACTAAACCGCCGCATAGAAGTTGAACTTCTTCAATAA
- a CDS encoding HlyD family type I secretion periplasmic adaptor subunit encodes MSRNNKQPIEYNNKDFEFMQSLSSAILEQTPTKVSRVIKIWLVTILLAVIWASLAEIDEITRGDGDVVPYGQNQKIQNLEGGIVESILVHEGQMIKKGDVILKINNAQSISKSETNKIKYEELLAKKYRLEAQANQTEFISEETDNPELVKHIKMAKDLYRSNKIEFMAKDNALLQQVEQKKQEYKEAAANIKSLSKSLEYVSQEIEMTAPMVRQGVKSKVDFLKLKREANGIENDIEAAKLSLPRLKAAIREARQKRIENKQLFINTAKKELNEVSAELLRLKTQQVAYSDEVQRTIVTSPVDGIVQKLYVNTLGGVIKPGADLVEIVPTNEKLYLEVKIKPSDIAFIHPGAEAKVKISAYDYAIHGGLIGKVVNISPDTITDKEDNTFYLIYIETEKNYLGTKENPMKIIPGMTVNVDIVTGKKTVMQYILKPILKSKQYVFSER; translated from the coding sequence TTGAGCAGAAATAATAAACAACCTATAGAGTACAACAATAAAGACTTTGAATTTATGCAGAGTCTTAGCTCTGCTATACTTGAACAGACCCCGACAAAAGTAAGTCGTGTTATAAAAATATGGTTGGTAACCATACTGCTTGCAGTTATTTGGGCATCTTTGGCAGAGATAGATGAAATTACACGTGGCGATGGAGACGTAGTACCTTATGGACAAAACCAAAAAATACAAAACCTTGAAGGTGGTATAGTTGAATCAATCTTAGTTCATGAGGGCCAGATGATCAAAAAAGGTGATGTGATTTTAAAGATCAACAATGCCCAATCGATCTCAAAATCAGAAACAAATAAAATTAAATATGAAGAACTTTTAGCTAAAAAATACCGCCTAGAAGCTCAAGCGAATCAAACTGAGTTTATAAGTGAAGAAACTGACAATCCGGAGCTTGTAAAACATATAAAAATGGCCAAAGATCTATATAGATCAAACAAAATAGAGTTTATGGCAAAAGACAATGCTCTTTTACAACAAGTTGAACAAAAAAAGCAAGAATACAAAGAAGCCGCAGCAAATATCAAGTCACTATCTAAATCTTTAGAATATGTATCTCAAGAAATAGAGATGACAGCACCAATGGTAAGACAAGGTGTTAAAAGTAAAGTTGACTTTTTAAAACTAAAACGTGAAGCCAACGGAATTGAAAATGATATTGAAGCTGCCAAACTTTCACTGCCAAGACTAAAAGCTGCCATTAGAGAAGCTAGACAAAAACGAATAGAAAATAAGCAGCTGTTTATAAATACCGCTAAAAAAGAGCTTAACGAAGTTAGTGCTGAACTGTTAAGGTTAAAAACTCAACAAGTTGCATATAGTGACGAGGTACAAAGAACTATTGTTACTTCACCGGTAGACGGTATTGTTCAAAAACTATATGTAAACACTTTAGGCGGTGTTATAAAACCTGGTGCAGATCTGGTAGAAATAGTACCGACAAACGAAAAACTTTATTTAGAGGTTAAAATAAAGCCTAGTGACATAGCATTTATTCACCCTGGAGCAGAAGCAAAAGTTAAAATCTCAGCTTACGATTATGCAATTCACGGTGGTCTAATTGGAAAAGTTGTAAATATTTCTCCTGATACTATTACAGATAAAGAAGACAATACTTTTTATCTTATATATATAGAAACGGAAAAAAATTATTTAGGAACTAAAGAAAACCCTATGAAAATTATTCCGGGTATGACTGTAAATGTAGATATTGTAACTGGTAAGAAAACTGTTATGCAATATATTTTAAAGCCGATATTAAAGTCTAAACAATATGTTTTTTCTGAAAGGTAA
- a CDS encoding TolC family outer membrane protein — MNKKSIFLALGVASTLLAQDMKTSVAEVIETNPTVLERLKNYNVTKEDIAIAKAGYYPTLDLSIGIGIEKNQKRTDYAGTTTLRESGNLKDSTSFSVYQNSLTYTQNIFNGFSTTHQIDTQEHATVSAAYSYIENANDMAFKMVDTYLQVMRNRDLLENAQANVDINEEIFKKVQKLYDAGLTTLSEVNKIESSLSLAKSNYVVQENTLLDVTYNMQRVLGRYLDVEKMSKPVLNVALPGSLEDAAQYALKNNPSLLVAAYNVKMAQSQYKESKSSYYPSLDIEISQQMNKNLSGTEGKDERLSAMAYLKYNFFNGFSDKASIQQNVSKIHQEIESKNDLRRQVLEGMNLSWAANEKLGDQLEHLNEYKKFALKTLTLYSKEYDLGRRSLLDLLSAQSDFISAKQQIINTEYAMLFAKYRILDAMGTLVQTVLGDTDIVYSKVGLLGQAPENMDTLPVHYDKDLDLVVDEYDLCSNSLKNEMRNIYGCKFTFEDTAKIERYSGFYFNDTDSDNAASLSEEGSLKLDGLVKQLTPYGFSYLKFDVMGNVDDEEMSDVDKLELSKQRAIYVRDMLIQAGAKEENITIHANSDKAPMYSRESDESIDKNNRADIVVKKLHKQ, encoded by the coding sequence ATGAATAAAAAATCAATCTTCTTAGCTTTAGGTGTAGCTTCTACACTTTTAGCACAAGATATGAAAACGAGTGTAGCAGAAGTAATAGAGACAAACCCAACTGTACTTGAGCGTTTAAAAAACTATAACGTTACTAAAGAAGATATAGCTATAGCAAAAGCAGGATATTATCCGACACTAGATCTTTCTATTGGTATCGGTATTGAGAAAAACCAAAAAAGAACTGATTATGCAGGAACAACTACATTAAGAGAAAGTGGTAATCTTAAAGATAGTACAAGTTTTAGTGTATATCAAAATTCACTTACATACACTCAGAATATTTTTAACGGCTTTTCTACAACACACCAAATTGATACACAAGAACATGCTACTGTATCTGCAGCATATAGCTATATAGAAAATGCAAATGATATGGCTTTTAAAATGGTAGACACTTATCTGCAAGTTATGCGTAATCGAGATCTTCTTGAAAATGCACAGGCAAATGTAGACATTAATGAAGAGATATTTAAAAAAGTTCAAAAACTATATGATGCTGGTTTAACAACATTATCTGAAGTAAATAAAATAGAATCATCATTATCTTTGGCAAAGTCTAACTATGTAGTTCAGGAAAACACTCTTTTAGATGTTACATATAATATGCAAAGGGTATTGGGACGTTATTTAGATGTTGAAAAAATGAGTAAACCTGTACTAAACGTGGCTCTTCCAGGATCATTAGAAGATGCTGCACAATATGCTTTAAAAAACAACCCTTCCCTTTTGGTAGCTGCTTATAATGTTAAAATGGCACAGTCTCAATATAAAGAGTCAAAATCTTCATACTATCCATCATTAGATATTGAAATATCTCAGCAAATGAATAAAAATCTTTCAGGTACAGAGGGTAAAGATGAAAGACTTAGCGCTATGGCTTATCTCAAATATAACTTCTTTAACGGTTTTTCAGACAAAGCATCGATCCAACAAAACGTTTCAAAGATACATCAAGAGATTGAAAGTAAAAATGATCTGAGAAGACAAGTCTTAGAGGGGATGAACCTTTCTTGGGCTGCTAATGAAAAACTAGGTGATCAGCTAGAACATCTGAATGAATATAAAAAGTTCGCACTTAAAACATTAACACTTTATTCAAAAGAATATGATTTAGGTCGTCGTTCATTACTTGATCTGCTTTCTGCTCAAAGTGATTTTATAAGTGCAAAACAACAAATAATAAATACAGAATATGCAATGTTATTTGCAAAATATAGAATTCTAGATGCTATGGGAACACTTGTTCAAACTGTTCTTGGAGATACTGATATAGTATATTCTAAAGTTGGACTGTTAGGTCAGGCACCTGAAAATATGGATACGCTACCTGTACATTATGACAAAGATTTAGATTTAGTAGTTGATGAATACGATCTATGTAGCAACTCTTTAAAAAATGAGATGAGAAATATTTACGGATGTAAATTCACATTTGAAGACACTGCTAAGATTGAGAGATATTCAGGTTTTTACTTCAATGATACCGATAGTGACAACGCCGCTTCACTAAGTGAAGAAGGTTCTTTAAAACTAGATGGGCTTGTTAAACAATTAACACCATATGGGTTTAGCTATCTAAAATTTGATGTTATGGGTAATGTTGATGATGAAGAGATGAGTGATGTTGACAAACTTGAGCTTTCAAAACAAAGAGCGATATATGTAAGAGATATGTTGATCCAAGCTGGTGCAAAAGAGGAAAACATAACTATTCATGCAAACTCTGATAAAGCACCTATGTATAGTAGAGAGTCAGACGAATCAATTGATAAAAACAATCGTGCTGATATAGTAGTTAAAAAACTACACAAGCAATAA
- a CDS encoding sensor histidine kinase: MFKSFIGKFIFFFWLFFFIVTVPIYYFSNYQFKEIIKKSEQEKITITLKTLKPIISIHIFLDQKKQLHELLNNMFEHDDIKSIKLLSKNGDELFNKSLDDICLNKLSEHKTTILDTISNTKVADLYIYYSNKHMQHFNDRIVIILATTFLSSLLVFLLVFFYIRYDLVALKNIANALKEYSKTKTTKKILQSSRSIEISTIANVANEMFINIAEYLKQLESFNIKLEKRVKEEIEKQQNQEKMMIHQSRQAAMGEMIESIAHQWRQPLNIIGLATVNLETQYALGQIDDKNFHEKMDVISKNINYMSDTIDDFRDFLNPKKTMSNFEATNSIEDVLGILDAQLKNYNIKYILNNGSKIHFKGVENEFKQVIIILLNNSKDAIKLQRKQQHDFEGRINIQITSQNNFGIIKICDNGGGIESDIIESIFNPYFSTKHNANGTGIGLYIAKNIIESRMKGNIWVKNTNDGCCFTISIPLNNES; this comes from the coding sequence ATGTTCAAATCATTTATAGGAAAATTTATATTTTTCTTTTGGCTTTTTTTCTTTATTGTCACCGTACCTATATATTATTTTAGTAATTATCAGTTTAAAGAGATTATAAAAAAATCTGAACAAGAAAAAATAACAATTACACTAAAAACACTTAAACCTATAATTTCAATACATATTTTTTTAGATCAGAAGAAACAACTACATGAACTTTTAAACAATATGTTTGAACACGATGATATTAAGTCTATAAAACTTTTGTCTAAAAACGGAGATGAACTTTTTAATAAAAGTCTAGACGATATTTGCCTTAATAAACTATCAGAACACAAAACTACAATTCTAGATACTATTTCTAATACAAAAGTAGCTGATCTATATATTTACTATTCAAACAAACATATGCAACATTTCAATGATAGAATAGTAATTATTTTAGCAACTACTTTTCTATCTTCTCTTCTAGTTTTTTTACTGGTCTTCTTCTATATACGTTACGATTTGGTAGCTCTAAAAAATATAGCCAATGCACTAAAGGAATATTCAAAAACAAAAACTACGAAAAAAATATTACAATCTAGTAGAAGTATCGAGATCTCAACAATAGCAAATGTTGCAAATGAGATGTTTATCAATATAGCGGAGTATCTAAAGCAATTAGAATCTTTTAATATCAAACTTGAAAAAAGAGTTAAAGAAGAGATAGAAAAACAGCAAAACCAAGAAAAAATGATGATCCATCAATCACGTCAAGCTGCAATGGGAGAGATGATTGAGTCTATTGCACATCAATGGAGACAACCTTTAAATATAATTGGACTTGCTACTGTTAATCTGGAAACTCAATATGCACTTGGACAAATTGATGATAAAAACTTTCATGAAAAAATGGATGTTATTTCAAAAAATATAAACTATATGTCAGATACAATTGATGATTTCAGAGATTTTTTAAACCCTAAAAAAACAATGAGCAACTTTGAAGCTACAAACAGTATAGAAGATGTTTTGGGTATATTAGACGCGCAATTAAAAAATTATAATATTAAATATATTCTTAACAATGGAAGCAAAATACATTTTAAAGGTGTTGAAAACGAGTTTAAACAGGTAATTATAATTTTATTAAACAACTCAAAAGATGCGATAAAATTACAACGAAAACAACAACATGATTTTGAGGGAAGAATAAATATTCAAATTACATCTCAAAATAACTTCGGGATAATAAAAATCTGTGATAATGGAGGCGGGATAGAAAGTGATATTATTGAGTCAATTTTCAACCCTTATTTTTCAACCAAGCACAATGCAAACGGAACAGGCATAGGTTTATATATAGCAAAAAATATTATAGAGTCAAGAATGAAAGGTAATATCTGGGTTAAAAATACAAATGACGGTTGTTGTTTTACTATATCAATACCGTTAAATAATGAATCTTAA
- a CDS encoding HNH endonuclease, producing the protein MKHSEVEKILNNKDNLLTQTYFELQEFFENKYGTDTVVFMEIGTFFEVYEVNNDDVQIGKAKEIAELLNIQLTKKNKNIVENSEKNPLLAGVPAVSFERYLSRLISEQKYTIIVVKQKGNPPKISRYISQIVSPGTNFDYIVDNDDNYIVSLLIDKHRDIYTVGYSAIDVTTGKTWLYETHGTSEDPSYALDEIFNLLNVYRTSEIVITFLDGIDDQRHVMQYLEISEHYHYSVNNNRVKIDFQNELFKEVYQIQSLLSPIEHLDLERSPMITESLAILINFVIEHDYHIVQKLSMPKTIDNRRFMYLGNNALEQMGIISKDRREFTLLKMMDKSSTAIGRRLLKERLLNPIMEREELERRYNLIDRVNSHVRFLDETMRGIYDLERLARRLNLSRLHPFEMNHIYDSVLCVKELMAYVKKHKIQKTPFSEFEIDEFLRDIEKSIDLDVSRRFTNATVDENFLMNGVDEAIDTLVKENSVMLIAFDDIMSKIEGMLKEANASSSNRLVTLGLLEKEGYYISLSKTRFSMIETEFKKDEEFSKFNVKKLTNNVKISSEFTDNLSDQIMKNRRKIISLVKERYIQLQSLYERRYALLFDRIISYVADLDVGVSSSKVAQDYNHARPMIVDVKDDENFMQLMQLRHPLIELQERGGLYVPNDVVMGNRDYLDLPHPTTVMLDVSVHDGHDVNGVLLYGINSSGKSSLMKSIGIAVLMAQSGFFVSASVMKFSLFDSLFTRIVSKDNLAKGLSTFAVEMLEMKNIFNRATLRSLVLGDEISHGTETLSGVSIVASAIMKLAKIRSLFLFATHLHQLSTMKEITSLDNVVDLHLSVEYDEEKDALVFNRVLQSGSGSSIYGLEFAKSLHMDDEFLDTANKIRKRLAKDFDELELLVKKKTSKYNKDLYVTKCVICGAMAEDVHHINNQSLANQAGFIDHFHKDSKHNLVPLCKDHHREIHDGKIRVDGFVMTSNGLALKYEEQMKKPLQKKVDDPEINENQKVEKKENTEPKGFVLDDWD; encoded by the coding sequence ATGAAGCATTCAGAAGTTGAAAAAATTTTAAATAATAAAGATAATTTGTTAACTCAGACATATTTTGAACTTCAAGAATTTTTTGAAAATAAATATGGCACAGATACTGTAGTATTTATGGAGATTGGTACTTTTTTTGAAGTATATGAAGTAAATAACGACGATGTACAGATCGGTAAAGCAAAAGAGATAGCTGAACTTCTAAATATTCAACTTACCAAAAAAAATAAAAACATAGTAGAAAACTCTGAAAAAAATCCACTTTTAGCCGGTGTGCCTGCTGTTTCATTTGAAAGGTATTTATCCCGCCTAATAAGTGAGCAAAAATATACGATTATAGTTGTAAAACAAAAGGGAAATCCACCTAAAATATCTCGTTATATTTCACAAATAGTATCACCTGGGACTAATTTTGATTATATTGTAGATAATGATGATAACTATATAGTATCGCTTTTAATTGATAAACATCGTGATATATATACGGTTGGTTATTCAGCTATAGACGTAACAACCGGAAAAACATGGCTGTATGAAACACACGGTACCAGTGAAGACCCGTCTTATGCATTAGATGAGATATTTAACCTTTTGAATGTATATAGAACAAGTGAGATTGTTATAACATTTTTAGATGGTATAGATGATCAGCGCCATGTTATGCAGTACCTGGAGATCTCTGAACATTACCACTATAGTGTAAACAACAATAGGGTTAAAATAGATTTTCAAAATGAACTTTTTAAAGAGGTTTATCAGATACAGTCTCTTTTATCACCAATCGAGCATTTAGATCTAGAACGCTCACCAATGATTACAGAGTCTTTGGCTATTTTAATTAACTTTGTAATAGAGCATGATTATCATATAGTTCAAAAACTATCAATGCCAAAAACTATTGACAACCGACGTTTTATGTATCTTGGAAATAATGCGCTTGAGCAGATGGGGATCATCTCTAAAGATAGACGTGAGTTTACACTTCTAAAGATGATGGACAAAAGCTCAACGGCAATAGGGCGACGTCTGTTAAAAGAGAGACTACTAAATCCTATAATGGAGCGTGAAGAGTTAGAACGTAGATATAATTTGATCGACAGAGTAAATTCACATGTGAGATTTTTGGATGAAACTATGCGTGGAATATATGATCTTGAAAGGCTTGCAAGAAGACTAAATCTAAGTAGACTTCACCCTTTTGAGATGAACCATATATATGATTCTGTTTTATGTGTAAAAGAGTTGATGGCTTATGTTAAAAAGCATAAGATTCAAAAAACACCTTTTTCCGAATTTGAGATAGATGAGTTCTTACGAGATATTGAAAAAAGTATAGATTTGGACGTATCACGCCGTTTTACAAATGCAACGGTAGATGAGAATTTTTTAATGAACGGAGTTGATGAAGCGATCGACACGCTCGTAAAAGAAAATTCTGTAATGCTTATAGCTTTTGATGATATTATGTCTAAAATAGAGGGGATGTTAAAAGAAGCAAATGCATCTAGTTCAAATCGTCTTGTAACTTTGGGACTTTTAGAGAAAGAGGGTTATTATATTTCACTCTCAAAAACACGTTTTTCTATGATCGAGACTGAATTTAAAAAAGATGAAGAGTTTAGTAAATTTAATGTAAAAAAACTTACAAATAATGTAAAAATAAGTTCTGAATTTACAGATAACTTATCTGACCAGATAATGAAAAACAGACGTAAGATTATCTCTCTTGTAAAAGAAAGATACATTCAGCTTCAAAGTTTGTATGAGCGCCGTTATGCACTTTTATTTGATCGTATAATATCGTATGTAGCTGACTTGGATGTTGGTGTGAGTTCATCAAAAGTAGCACAAGATTATAACCATGCCCGCCCTATGATAGTAGATGTAAAGGATGATGAGAATTTTATGCAGTTAATGCAGCTTCGTCACCCACTTATTGAGCTTCAAGAAAGAGGCGGACTTTATGTGCCAAACGATGTAGTTATGGGAAATAGGGATTATTTGGATCTTCCACACCCGACAACGGTTATGCTTGACGTGAGTGTACACGACGGACATGATGTTAACGGTGTACTGTTATACGGTATAAACTCTAGCGGTAAAAGTTCATTGATGAAAAGTATAGGTATTGCTGTACTTATGGCTCAAAGCGGATTTTTTGTCTCGGCTTCAGTAATGAAGTTTTCTTTGTTTGATTCACTTTTCACGCGTATAGTATCTAAGGATAATTTGGCAAAGGGACTTTCAACTTTTGCGGTAGAGATGCTTGAGATGAAAAACATATTTAATCGTGCAACACTGCGATCACTTGTTTTGGGTGATGAGATTAGTCACGGTACAGAGACACTATCAGGTGTATCTATAGTAGCGTCTGCAATAATGAAGCTGGCTAAAATCCGCTCACTTTTCTTATTTGCAACACACCTTCATCAACTCTCAACCATGAAAGAGATTACTTCACTTGATAATGTAGTAGATCTGCATCTGAGTGTGGAATATGATGAAGAAAAAGATGCCCTTGTATTTAACAGGGTATTGCAGTCTGGAAGCGGTAGCAGTATATACGGACTTGAATTTGCAAAATCTTTACATATGGATGATGAGTTCTTAGATACTGCAAATAAGATCAGAAAACGTCTTGCAAAAGATTTTGACGAGCTTGAACTTCTTGTAAAGAAAAAAACATCTAAATACAATAAAGATTTATACGTTACTAAGTGTGTAATCTGTGGAGCCATGGCAGAAGACGTTCATCATATTAATAACCAAAGTCTTGCAAATCAGGCCGGATTTATCGATCACTTTCATAAAGATTCAAAACATAACTTGGTTCCACTTTGTAAAGATCATCACAGAGAGATACATGATGGAAAAATCCGTGTTGATGGTTTTGTTATGACATCAAACGGACTCGCACTAAAATATGAAGAGCAGATGAAAAAGCCTCTACAGAAGAAAGTTGACGATCCTGAAATAAATGAAAACCAAAAGGTAGAAAAAAAGGAAAACACAGAACCTAAAGGTTTTGTACTAGATGATTGGGATTAA
- a CDS encoding type I secretion system permease/ATPase codes for MLIAEAENLRMDSLLDCLVLFTKLYHKPFSAEALSAGLPTEPGHETPELFSINNAKGLFSRAAERAGLKSSLTNRPLSQISPLQLPMIILLSNQTACILEKFSEDDEQAKIIMPGEDAVEQWVDIDVLEDEYIGFGFMVKKAYEYTDDNSRTLHLTQKHWFWSTLKLSLPIYKDVLYASLLINMFVLAAPLFTMNVYDRVIPNNAIETLWVFAIGVAIVYIIDTSLKFTRSFLLESAAKKSDIIMSSIIFEKVLDLKMAHHPASVGSFSSNLKDFDSIRSFLTNATMAAVVDLPFTIIFLLVILYIGGSIVLIPMLTMGLILLYAFLIKNPLKKSIESTHEASAKKNSILIETLNNIETLKTLGTLNQVQYKWEESTGEIAQRSLRSRLLSSSIPTITQLLIQLNTVMIIIYGVYLIQDFELSMGGLIAIVILTSRTLAPMGQVAALLTNYEDTKTSYETLNEILSKPAERPSGKKFVERPEFSGHIEFVDVTFTYPHTEIPALKNVSFEIQPGEKVAFIGRIGSGKSTIQKLLLGLYEPDSGQILIDGIDIKQIDPADLRKNMGYVSQDVMLFRGTVKDNIIFRASHASDVSMIRAAEISGTSEFIKKHPQGYEMPVGERGQGLSGGQRQSIGIARAFLLDAPIMLMDEPSNAMDQITEAKLLDKLEENLKEKTSILVTQKMALLRIVERVIVMNEGKLFIDAPKEEALLKLQGGGKKVEQK; via the coding sequence ATGCTAATAGCAGAAGCTGAAAATCTAAGAATGGATTCCCTCTTAGATTGTTTAGTACTATTTACAAAACTCTATCATAAACCATTTTCAGCTGAAGCCCTATCGGCTGGGCTTCCAACAGAACCTGGGCATGAGACACCTGAACTTTTTTCCATTAATAATGCAAAAGGTTTATTCTCTCGTGCAGCTGAACGTGCAGGACTAAAGTCATCACTAACCAACCGTCCTCTATCACAGATTTCACCTTTACAGTTACCAATGATCATTTTGCTCTCAAACCAAACTGCATGTATTTTAGAAAAATTCAGCGAGGATGATGAGCAGGCAAAAATTATTATGCCGGGTGAAGATGCTGTTGAGCAATGGGTAGATATAGATGTACTTGAGGATGAGTATATCGGCTTTGGTTTTATGGTAAAAAAAGCATATGAATATACAGATGATAATTCCCGGACCCTTCATTTAACACAAAAGCATTGGTTTTGGAGCACGTTAAAACTTTCACTTCCAATATATAAAGATGTACTGTATGCTTCTTTACTAATCAATATGTTTGTACTTGCGGCACCTTTATTTACGATGAATGTTTACGACAGAGTTATACCAAATAATGCAATTGAAACTTTATGGGTTTTTGCTATCGGTGTGGCAATAGTATATATTATAGACACTTCACTCAAATTTACACGTTCCTTCTTACTAGAGAGTGCTGCTAAAAAGAGTGACATAATTATGTCCTCTATTATATTTGAAAAAGTATTAGATTTAAAAATGGCTCACCACCCTGCTTCGGTTGGTTCATTTTCATCTAACTTAAAAGATTTTGATTCTATCAGAAGCTTTTTAACAAATGCCACTATGGCAGCTGTTGTCGATCTACCATTTACAATTATATTTTTACTTGTTATTTTATATATTGGAGGGAGTATAGTTTTAATACCTATGCTTACTATGGGACTTATTTTACTATATGCATTTTTAATTAAAAACCCTCTAAAAAAGAGTATTGAAAGTACACATGAGGCTAGTGCTAAAAAGAACTCCATACTAATTGAGACTTTAAACAATATAGAGACCCTCAAAACACTAGGTACTTTAAACCAAGTTCAGTACAAATGGGAAGAGTCTACTGGTGAGATAGCACAAAGAAGTCTAAGATCACGTCTTTTATCATCGTCTATTCCGACGATCACTCAGCTTCTAATTCAGTTAAATACGGTCATGATCATTATATACGGTGTTTATCTAATACAAGATTTTGAACTATCTATGGGTGGATTGATTGCAATTGTAATTTTAACATCACGTACACTGGCACCAATGGGACAAGTGGCAGCACTTTTAACAAACTATGAAGATACTAAAACATCTTATGAGACACTAAATGAAATTTTATCAAAACCTGCTGAGCGTCCAAGCGGTAAAAAATTTGTTGAGAGACCTGAATTCAGTGGTCATATTGAGTTCGTAGATGTAACGTTTACATACCCTCATACTGAGATTCCTGCACTTAAAAACGTTTCATTTGAGATTCAGCCTGGTGAAAAAGTTGCCTTCATTGGTCGTATCGGTAGTGGTAAAAGTACTATTCAAAAACTATTACTTGGACTCTATGAGCCTGATTCTGGTCAAATATTAATAGATGGTATAGATATAAAACAGATTGATCCGGCTGATCTTAGAAAAAATATGGGTTATGTATCTCAAGATGTAATGCTATTTCGTGGTACTGTTAAAGACAATATTATTTTTAGAGCATCACATGCTAGTGATGTATCCATGATTAGAGCAGCTGAGATAAGTGGAACATCAGAGTTTATAAAAAAACACCCTCAAGGTTATGAGATGCCAGTTGGTGAGCGTGGACAAGGTCTCTCAGGTGGACAAAGACAAAGTATAGGTATTGCCCGTGCATTTTTACTTGATGCACCGATTATGCTTATGGATGAGCCTAGTAATGCTATGGACCAAATTACAGAAGCAAAATTACTTGACAAATTAGAAGAAAACCTTAAAGAGAAAACATCAATTTTAGTTACACAAAAAATGGCACTACTTAGAATTGTAGAAAGAGTAATAGTTATGAATGAAGGTAAGCTCTTTATCGATGCTCCAAAAGAGGAAGCATTACTAAAACTACAAGGGGGAGGTAAAAAAGTTGAGCAGAAATAA